The genome window CAAGGTATCCTCTTCGTTCTCTTTTACCTTTTATTTTCTTTTCTGGAGGTGGTAAAAGCCCGAAATTTGCATTCATTGGTTGAAAGCTTTTAGGATCTGCTGTGGTTATGTATTTTAACAAAGCTCCTATCATGATAGTTTCGGGAGGATAGATAGGGTCTTTTCCTTCTAAAAGTCTTACAGCATTTAAACCAGCTATTATTCCGGTAGCAGCAGATTCAGGGTATCCTTCAACTCCTGTAATTTGTCCAGCAAAGAAAACTTTTGGGTTTTTCTTAAGCTGTAAAGTTCTCAAGAGAAGTTTTGGAGAATTGATAAAGGTGTTTCTATGGATACTTCCATAGCGGGCAAACTCTGCATTCTCAAGTCCGGGAATTAATCTAAAAACCCTTTTTTGTTCAGGATACTTTAGTTTTGTTTGAAAGCCAACAAGATTAAGAAGAGTTCCTTCTTTGTTTTCTTTCCTCAGCTGAACAACAGCGAAAGGTCTTTTTCCTGTTCGTGGATCTATTAATCCAACAGGTTTAAGAGGGCCAAAAAGTAGTGTTTGTTTCCCTCTTTCAGCCATTTCTTCTATTGGCATGCAACCTTCAAAGTAACAGGCTTTTTCAAAGTCTTTTAGTGGAACTTTTTCAGCCTCCATAAGTGCATTGTAGAATCTTTCATATTCTTCTTCTGTCATTGGACAGTTGAGATAGTCATCTCCCCCTTTTCCGTACCTTGAGCCCCAAAAACACTTTGAGTAATCAATGGTATCTGCATAAACTATTGGAGAAATAGCATCGTAAAAGTGAAGTTCTTTTTCTCCTAAGTATTCTCTTAGGTAATTTGAAAAATCGTCAGATGTTAGAGGACCTGTTGCAACAATTGTAATTCCTTCTTTTGGGATTTCTTTTACTTCTTCTCTTATAACTTCTATGTTTGGGTGTTTTTCTATCTTTTCTGTTATGTACTCAGCAAACTTTTCTCTATCAACTGCTAGAGCTCCACCAGCTGGAACTTCTGTTCTCTTTGCTGCTTCTACTATTAAAGAGTTTAGAAGTTCCATTTCGGCCTTTAGAAGTCCTCTTGGAGTAGTTATCTCCTTTCCACCGAGGGTGTTTGAACAAACGAGCTCTGCAAGTTTATCCGTTTTATGGGCAGGAGTTGTTTTTTTAGGTCTCATTTCAAAAAGTCTAACTTTGTGTCCGCTTTCAGCAATTTTGTAAGCGGCTTCTACTCCTGCAAGTCCACCACCAATTACGTTTACTACCTTTTCCAATTTTTCTCCCCAAAAAGTTAGAATTTCTGTAAAACAAAATTATAGAAAGGAGTTTAAATTGGACAGGGTTTTGAGGGATTTAAAAAAACTGAAGGATTTAGTGGTAACCTTAAAAAGGGAAAGGAAAAAGGTTGTTTTTACAAACGGTTGTTTTGACATTTTACACGCTGGACACGTTGATTACCTTGAGAAAGCAAAAGCTTTGGGAGATGTTCTAATTGTTGGAATGAACAGCGATTCTTCAATAAAAAGAATAAAAGGAGAAAAAAGACCTATTATTCCAGAGAACTACAGGGCAAGAGTTTTAATTGGTTTGAAAGCTGTTGATTACGTTTTCATTTTTGATGATGACACTCCATTTGAAGTGATAAAAACTATTAAGCCTCATATTCTTGTAAAAGGTGCGGAC of Desulfurobacteriaceae bacterium contains these proteins:
- the rfaE2 gene encoding D-glycero-beta-D-manno-heptose 1-phosphate adenylyltransferase, with protein sequence MDRVLRDLKKLKDLVVTLKRERKKVVFTNGCFDILHAGHVDYLEKAKALGDVLIVGMNSDSSIKRIKGEKRPIIPENYRARVLIGLKAVDYVFIFDDDTPFEVIKTIKPHILVKGADWELEKIVGREFAEQVERIPFEYDISTTKIIEKIVSLYCKR
- the trmFO gene encoding FADH(2)-oxidizing methylenetetrahydrofolate--tRNA-(uracil(54)-C(5))-methyltransferase TrmFO translates to MEKVVNVIGGGLAGVEAAYKIAESGHKVRLFEMRPKKTTPAHKTDKLAELVCSNTLGGKEITTPRGLLKAEMELLNSLIVEAAKRTEVPAGGALAVDREKFAEYITEKIEKHPNIEVIREEVKEIPKEGITIVATGPLTSDDFSNYLREYLGEKELHFYDAISPIVYADTIDYSKCFWGSRYGKGGDDYLNCPMTEEEYERFYNALMEAEKVPLKDFEKACYFEGCMPIEEMAERGKQTLLFGPLKPVGLIDPRTGKRPFAVVQLRKENKEGTLLNLVGFQTKLKYPEQKRVFRLIPGLENAEFARYGSIHRNTFINSPKLLLRTLQLKKNPKVFFAGQITGVEGYPESAATGIIAGLNAVRLLEGKDPIYPPETIMIGALLKYITTADPKSFQPMNANFGLLPPPEKKIKGKRERRGYLAKKAIEETRKWLDSLS